The genomic DNA TGGGCCAGGAACTGCAGAAGATGTTACGTACCCTGAACTTTGGATATCATGTGGTCAAACAAGGGCTAAAATTCCATCTAGTCTAGGATATTATGTTCCTAATTTTTTTGGTTGGTAGGTAGCCACAACATTGCTGGAACCTTGTGGCTCCCGGAAGAAGTTGGTTTTCCTTGAACAGAAATCCAGCAGCGCCACGAGTGAGCGATAGTTTGGTATGAAGACAACTGTTGGTTGCTTTCATGATGTCTTTCAGTCCAATTTCGCCTGCTAACGTTTCAGATCTTTTCGCCCAGCCTTGCTTTGTTGGCGTCACAAGTTTACTGGTGGCTCTCCTCCGTGCTCGAGCAACGTGGACCAGGCGCCTCCAGAATGCAAATGAGGCCGGTGATTTTTCACCACATTTTGCCCAAAAACCCGtgcttcttttcacttgcagggTAGCAACTCCACGTAATAATACTCTGTGGTTTTGAACTGAAACTTCTAACAAACTTCTAGGGGTTCTCCTGAGCTTTCAGTGGGAACCCACGTGGCCACACCCCACCCATGCATAGAAGCCATTTCAACCAAGATTTTGCAGGTTCCTTGCAGGATAAGGTGCCTCCGGCGTAAACAGAGTGGGTTCTTCCACTCCCAGCCTCAAGTTCTTCCCTCCACAGTGATGGCCAAATGCTACTCCGATTGGCCCCCGATTCCGCCTCTGCATCCATCGCGGAGAACGCCGCCGCAATCCCACGCCTCCCCGTGTGCGATCAGGCGGCAGGTCGCGTCCTTCGTGCTCCACTGCTCTAGGTCCTGCGCCTCCCCTCTCCTCGAGCCCACCAAGAACCTGCCCGATGAGTTCCCGgccgtgccggcggcggcgccggtgtcgccgccgctgccggacgcCGCCCTGAAGCTCGGCATATCCAACAAGTTCATCCGGGGCTTCTGCAGCGACCCGCAGACCGAGCAGCTCGCCTTCGAGTGCTACCGGCGGGCGCTGCTCCAACCGGGGTTCCTGCCGGAGAAGAAGACGGCCAACGCGCTGACCGTGCAGCTGCTCCGTGCCAAGCAGTGGGGCTCGCTCGAGCTCCTCGTTGAGGACTTCAGAGCCTACGGCGTGCTCCCGGAGAAGCGGACCTGCGCGCGGCTCGTCGCCTGCTGCATCAGGGCGAGGCAGTTcggcctcgccgacgccgtgcTCGGGGTCCTCAAGGCGAAGAAGGGGGCGCCCGCCGTCATGGCCTTCGCCGCGGCGATGCAGGCATACAACAAGCTGCACATGTACCGGAGCACGGTGCTGCTGTACGGGCAGGCGCGGGTGGCCCGCCTGCCGCTGAGCACCGACGGCTACCGCGCCGCGATGGCGGCGTGCGCCGCGCTCGGCGAGCCGGACATGGTGGCGTCGCTGTTCAAGCTCTACAGGTCCCAGAAATGGCACCCCTCCGAAGACTCCGGGGAGGCGTACGCCATCGTCTGCGACGCGATGGGGAAGGCGGGCAGAGCCCTGGACGCGCTGCGGTGCCTGCGCGAGATGGAAGCCGACGGGCTCTCGCCGGACGCCGCGATCTACTCCTCCGTCATCGGCGCTCTGGCAGACGCCCGGGAGAAGGCTGCGGCGGAGGACCTGTACCACGAGGCCTGGGACAGCAAGATGCTCGGGGATCCCGACATGTTCCTGAAGCTGACCGTGATGCACGTCGAGGCCGGGGTGGTGGAGGAAACCATAGAGGTCGCAAAGGACATGAGGCAGATCGGCCTCAGGGTCACGGACTGCATCCTCTCGACGATCATCAATGGCTTTGTGAAGAGGAGAGGCCTGAAGCCAGCCATCAGAGCGTACGACAAGCTGGTGTTCATAGGGTGTGAGCCTGGCCAGGTCACCTACGCCTCGGTCATCAACGTGTACTGCCGGCTCGGTCGGAGCGACAGGGCGGAGGCCGTCTTCTCGGAGATGATCGGCCGGGGCTTCGAGAAGTGCGTGGTCGCCTACGGCAACATGATCTCCATGTACGGTAAGATCAGGAGAGCATCGGAGGCCATGAAGCTTCTGGCCATGATGAAGCAGAAGG from Setaria italica strain Yugu1 chromosome VII, Setaria_italica_v2.0, whole genome shotgun sequence includes the following:
- the LOC101767130 gene encoding pentatricopeptide repeat-containing protein At5g13770, chloroplastic — protein: MAKCYSDWPPIPPLHPSRRTPPQSHASPCAIRRQVASFVLHCSRSCASPLLEPTKNLPDEFPAVPAAAPVSPPLPDAALKLGISNKFIRGFCSDPQTEQLAFECYRRALLQPGFLPEKKTANALTVQLLRAKQWGSLELLVEDFRAYGVLPEKRTCARLVACCIRARQFGLADAVLGVLKAKKGAPAVMAFAAAMQAYNKLHMYRSTVLLYGQARVARLPLSTDGYRAAMAACAALGEPDMVASLFKLYRSQKWHPSEDSGEAYAIVCDAMGKAGRALDALRCLREMEADGLSPDAAIYSSVIGALADAREKAAAEDLYHEAWDSKMLGDPDMFLKLTVMHVEAGVVEETIEVAKDMRQIGLRVTDCILSTIINGFVKRRGLKPAIRAYDKLVFIGCEPGQVTYASVINVYCRLGRSDRAEAVFSEMIGRGFEKCVVAYGNMISMYGKIRRASEAMKLLAMMKQKGCEPNVLVYNSLLDMHGRLGNAKQAEKIWKEMARRKVRPDQISYTGIILANNRAGELHRCVELYQEFREAGGKVDKSMAGLMAGVFSKCSRFNELIELLKDMNATKLDRRLYMSVLRSLRDAGLEVHVKWLKSNFTFVEEKT